Proteins encoded by one window of Nitrospirota bacterium:
- a CDS encoding FecR domain-containing protein: MVKKLIISAFLLILSVLFPIISSGDTSLGTARISLIQGDVLIQTEDTEGDWVVASINTPLKQGDRVWVPEGGRVEVQFQDGAYLRAAGGSSIDINNLTRDEEGNITQVSVAQGRVYINYKGSPVKNSVFQIDTPFSSIMAYDPSKFRVDTGEDGYTEVSAHKGSVYVEGQGGSTQVRAGSMISIGRDRFAEISPRRPNDNWDRWNIARDNRLSRQAISERYLPEELDVYASDFDNHGKWVYVQEYGYVWTPTVVVAGWAPYRIGRWVWIGGDYVWISYESWGWAPYHYGRWTFVVSAGWCWVPPLRTALYWSPGYVAWIYKPTYVAWVPLAPREVYYGYGYYGPHSVNIKNVNITNVHVNNVYVNTHVTNAVTVVHKETFITGKVVKEKIPDNPFKEAARVHPGRPDIKPTKLTALPVVKEVPKAVHPPKEIEKSKALMTERKPAVDKKVSVFKPESKPAPMPVKKFKEPKKTVEIKGVEKIAKPERPSKLKEEQPEKVSPSKKAVRKEPVRSEEQKVQPKLKEGPEKVKPSKETVRKEPAKPERQKVQPDEKENNSAVKKKVKPEVQSPDIDRAGQSKERRVKPQKPPEVKDEGVGRPSKPESARPEKSRPAPKAEEREIKPKATPEVPESEPDTQKPEIKNGDKRGGGRETNGRRGWKD, from the coding sequence ATGGTTAAGAAATTAATTATAAGTGCATTTTTATTAATCCTTTCTGTCCTTTTCCCTATAATCTCCTCTGGTGATACATCTCTCGGTACTGCGAGGATAAGCCTTATTCAGGGCGATGTTCTTATACAGACAGAAGATACAGAGGGCGATTGGGTTGTCGCATCAATAAATACTCCGCTCAAGCAGGGGGACAGAGTATGGGTTCCTGAAGGAGGAAGGGTTGAGGTTCAGTTTCAGGATGGGGCATACCTGAGGGCTGCCGGAGGAAGTAGCATTGACATTAATAACCTGACAAGGGATGAGGAGGGCAATATTACGCAGGTATCAGTTGCCCAGGGAAGGGTCTATATAAATTACAAGGGTTCGCCTGTTAAAAATTCAGTATTCCAGATAGATACCCCATTTTCATCCATAATGGCCTATGACCCATCCAAATTCAGAGTGGATACAGGAGAGGACGGGTATACAGAAGTTTCTGCTCACAAGGGCTCGGTATATGTTGAGGGCCAGGGAGGAAGCACCCAGGTTCGTGCCGGCAGCATGATTTCCATTGGCAGGGATAGATTTGCAGAGATTTCGCCCAGAAGGCCCAATGACAACTGGGATAGGTGGAATATCGCAAGGGACAACAGACTTTCAAGGCAGGCCATAAGTGAAAGGTATCTCCCTGAGGAGCTTGATGTGTATGCCTCTGATTTTGATAACCACGGCAAATGGGTTTATGTGCAGGAGTACGGATATGTATGGACGCCAACAGTGGTTGTAGCTGGCTGGGCACCTTACAGGATAGGCAGATGGGTCTGGATAGGTGGAGACTATGTCTGGATATCCTATGAGTCATGGGGCTGGGCGCCCTATCACTATGGAAGATGGACATTTGTAGTGTCAGCAGGCTGGTGCTGGGTGCCCCCTCTAAGGACAGCGCTTTACTGGTCTCCTGGGTATGTTGCATGGATTTATAAACCGACTTATGTTGCATGGGTGCCTCTTGCGCCGAGGGAGGTCTATTATGGCTACGGTTATTACGGCCCGCATAGTGTAAATATAAAGAACGTTAATATAACCAATGTGCATGTAAATAATGTATATGTCAACACGCATGTTACAAACGCAGTAACTGTTGTGCATAAAGAGACTTTTATTACAGGTAAAGTAGTAAAGGAAAAAATTCCTGATAATCCATTTAAAGAAGCTGCCAGGGTGCATCCTGGCAGGCCGGACATAAAACCCACAAAGCTGACTGCCTTACCAGTTGTTAAAGAGGTGCCAAAAGCAGTACACCCACCAAAGGAGATAGAAAAGTCAAAGGCCCTGATGACTGAGAGAAAGCCGGCAGTCGATAAAAAAGTCTCTGTGTTTAAGCCTGAAAGTAAACCTGCGCCTATGCCTGTTAAGAAATTCAAGGAACCGAAAAAGACAGTCGAAATCAAGGGCGTGGAGAAAATCGCTAAACCAGAGAGGCCATCTAAACTGAAAGAAGAACAGCCTGAGAAAGTCAGTCCTTCAAAAAAGGCTGTGCGCAAAGAGCCGGTCAGATCTGAAGAGCAAAAAGTACAACCCAAACTGAAAGAAGGACCTGAGAAAGTCAAACCTTCAAAAGAAACTGTTCGCAAAGAGCCGGCCAAGCCCGAAAGGCAGAAAGTACAACCTGATGAAAAAGAAAACAACTCAGCAGTGAAGAAAAAAGTTAAACCTGAGGTGCAGAGCCCCGACATAGACAGGGCAGGGCAGAGTAAGGAGAGACGTGTTAAACCGCAAAAGCCACCAGAAGTTAAAGACGAAGGAGTGGGAAGGCCCTCAAAGCCAGAATCAGCTCGTCCCGAGAAATCCAGACCTGCACCTAAAGCTGAAGAGCGTGAGATAAAACCAAAAGCCACGCCAGAAGTGCCAGAAAGTGAACCTGATACTCAAAAACCAGAAATAAAGAACGGAGATAAAAGGGGAGGAGGCAGAGAGACAAATGGGCGAAGGGGATGGAAAGATTAA
- a CDS encoding type II toxin-antitoxin system RelE/ParE family toxin, producing MKPIIFLPEAEEEMYEAARYYESQASGLGIDYLSEVERAVASIAESPETWPKFDGELRRRLVRRFPFGILYYIESEEIVIVAVAHLRRRPGYWKKRISF from the coding sequence ATGAAACCTATCATATTTCTCCCCGAAGCCGAGGAGGAAATGTATGAAGCGGCAAGATATTACGAGTCTCAGGCATCAGGATTGGGGATTGATTATCTTTCAGAAGTTGAGCGGGCTGTTGCATCGATAGCAGAATCTCCTGAGACATGGCCGAAATTTGACGGTGAACTAAGACGGCGACTGGTTCGGAGATTTCCATTTGGCATTTTGTACTATATCGAATCAGAAGAGATTGTTATTGTGGCAGTAGCTCACTTGAGAAGAAGACCGGGCTATTGGAAAAAAAGAATCAGTTTCTAA
- a CDS encoding addiction module protein yields MPLKVKEIKEEASRLSSHERAQLAEHLIHSLDEEEDPEAERLWIEEAERRYREYREGKIKGRPAELVFKEARTKLK; encoded by the coding sequence ATGCCGTTGAAAGTAAAAGAAATAAAAGAAGAAGCTTCCCGACTTTCTTCCCATGAACGAGCCCAATTAGCAGAGCATCTTATTCATAGCTTGGATGAGGAAGAAGACCCTGAAGCAGAAAGGTTATGGATAGAAGAAGCGGAACGTCGCTATCGGGAATACAGAGAAGGAAAAATTAAAGGGAGACCAGCAGAGTTAGTATTTAAAGAGGCTCGTACAAAACTGAAATGA